One part of the Terrimicrobium sacchariphilum genome encodes these proteins:
- a CDS encoding APC family permease, whose amino-acid sequence MPITAETAPKPRPSKRLTMLDLIGQACAIGPLIGIGLFLAFVAQIAAGRGPLAILLAAIGMVCFAMVIAFYASFTGGAGAVGDYVERAWGRRAGMAILIIYTFSLLVSGAGGFSIAVGVLVANFSKAYLFGLVPWWGGALIVVLIAWVMNVRGADVATRAQLVIVLVSVIPFLLTAIAAIIHAGPANTWDFFSIFHATGGGNLFGGLLFAILLFGGFETVAVLAEETPNPRRTIPIALVSTVVLTGILFVLCSYAGTVYFGPELVGKAWPAQLDGFAEMANKLLGNWAGMWIRIGIFADFISCFIGFSLAASRGLFALSRAGILPRVLGRTNRLGAPTMASHSVLATALLAIAVGFLIPAAERYKSLFVVATAQGLLLALTYAVLAVGACKLVFTTGKSSVPRWIVLLIASAMPVLALYGSLFPFPQGPEQWGVWGAFAAIALAIIGSLVWKPGASRT is encoded by the coding sequence ATGCCGATCACCGCCGAGACCGCCCCCAAACCGCGTCCATCGAAACGCCTTACGATGCTGGATCTTATCGGACAAGCCTGCGCCATTGGGCCACTCATTGGTATTGGTCTGTTTCTCGCCTTCGTCGCGCAGATCGCTGCGGGTCGCGGTCCACTTGCCATCCTTCTTGCGGCCATTGGCATGGTGTGCTTTGCCATGGTGATCGCCTTTTATGCCTCCTTCACAGGAGGGGCGGGAGCGGTGGGAGATTATGTCGAGCGAGCCTGGGGGCGCCGCGCGGGCATGGCCATATTGATCATCTATACGTTCTCGCTGCTAGTGTCGGGTGCAGGTGGCTTCTCCATCGCCGTCGGCGTACTAGTGGCGAATTTCTCGAAAGCCTACCTCTTCGGCCTCGTCCCGTGGTGGGGAGGGGCGCTTATTGTCGTCCTCATCGCCTGGGTCATGAATGTCCGCGGGGCCGATGTCGCCACGCGAGCGCAGCTTGTGATCGTGCTCGTTTCAGTCATCCCTTTCCTGCTCACAGCCATCGCCGCCATCATCCATGCGGGTCCGGCGAATACATGGGACTTCTTTTCCATTTTCCATGCGACTGGGGGAGGCAACCTCTTCGGCGGTCTGCTTTTTGCCATCCTACTCTTTGGCGGGTTTGAAACCGTCGCCGTTCTCGCCGAGGAGACGCCCAACCCGCGCCGCACCATCCCGATCGCGCTCGTCTCCACTGTCGTGCTGACCGGCATACTCTTCGTTCTCTGCTCCTACGCGGGCACGGTCTACTTCGGCCCCGAGCTGGTGGGCAAGGCTTGGCCCGCCCAGCTCGACGGCTTTGCCGAGATGGCCAACAAGCTCCTCGGCAACTGGGCTGGCATGTGGATACGTATCGGCATTTTTGCCGACTTCATCAGCTGCTTCATTGGCTTCTCCCTTGCTGCTTCGCGTGGGCTCTTTGCGCTCAGTCGTGCGGGTATTCTCCCGCGCGTTCTCGGTCGCACGAACCGCCTGGGGGCTCCCACCATGGCATCGCATAGCGTCCTGGCCACCGCACTGCTCGCCATTGCCGTGGGATTCCTTATTCCCGCTGCCGAGCGCTACAAGTCGCTCTTTGTTGTCGCCACCGCGCAGGGACTCCTTCTCGCGCTTACCTATGCGGTGCTCGCCGTTGGTGCGTGCAAGCTCGTCTTCACCACCGGCAAATCCTCCGTTCCCCGCTGGATCGTCCTTCTCATCGCCAGCGCCATGCCTGTTCTCGCGCTCTACGGATCGCTTTTTCCCTTCCCGCAAGGACCCGAGCAGTGGGGTGTCTGGGGAGCATTCGCCGCCATCGCTCTCGCCATCATCGGCAGCCTTGTTTGGAAGCCGGGGGCTTCCCGCACGTAG
- a CDS encoding prepilin-type N-terminal cleavage/methylation domain-containing protein encodes MRTAPHHRAFTLVELLVTIGILALLVSLLLPMAKTWNAGAQTVSCSNNLRQMFLYLDAYARENNGVYPAVSDATTGNSWWLTLQNYINTPSQVVGIRKRTIFLCPASLRTYPNQTARRTYGMNCEGLKNDQGVLDWRTPIRPISQSRLSSTLFIADTCNGPANNGDGYQYFRATASPAFTDVVEARHSGRANALFLDGHVELIDPKAPESLDKVKNLGQ; translated from the coding sequence ATGCGCACCGCCCCCCATCATCGCGCCTTCACGCTCGTCGAGCTGCTCGTGACCATCGGCATCCTCGCCCTCCTCGTCAGCCTGCTCCTGCCCATGGCCAAGACCTGGAACGCCGGAGCGCAGACCGTCAGCTGCTCGAACAACCTGCGGCAGATGTTTCTCTACCTCGACGCCTACGCCCGCGAAAACAACGGCGTCTATCCCGCTGTCTCCGACGCCACCACTGGCAACTCCTGGTGGCTCACCCTGCAAAACTACATCAACACCCCCAGCCAGGTCGTCGGCATCCGCAAGCGGACCATCTTCCTTTGTCCCGCCTCGCTCCGCACCTATCCGAATCAAACCGCCCGACGCACCTACGGCATGAACTGCGAGGGGCTCAAAAACGACCAGGGCGTCCTGGACTGGCGCACACCCATCCGGCCCATCAGCCAGAGCCGGCTCTCCAGCACCCTCTTCATCGCCGATACCTGCAACGGCCCCGCCAATAACGGCGACGGCTACCAGTATTTCCGCGCGACGGCCTCCCCTGCGTTTACCGATGTCGTCGAGGCCCGGCACTCGGGCAGAGCCAATGCGCTTTTCCTCGACGGCCACGTTGAGCTGATCGACCCGAAGGCTCCCGAGTCCCTCGACAAGGTGAAGAACCTCGGCCAGTGA
- a CDS encoding right-handed parallel beta-helix repeat-containing protein, with amino-acid sequence MKHLLPRFLALSLLAAPALHAELDAVLEAAQPSISGGASYVNVMSTQGMGWRWTKDAGRRDYGQIFPVKQPFSASELAVQVLYSDPFRAAKRAAFQLDFLRFPSGDLKQTPDVVATYDGTLPPNPGLGTGEAAWLRFRFPEVKFEGGSSYGFLLRFKGEGAAEQNIIFRVTPSSTPDGGYGIMEADGSGQIEKGPSMNFLLGTSAPGSASAAPRTPSVLTVDQRATDGYRTLAAATAAAQPGDTIRIAPGSGPYREPLYIQRSGTAEQPITIDGNGETITGFDPLVFTERDGEWSFDVAAFLAARPNVQGFTKVGGKWTSVVPGGFPSVLVHHGRRVFQDAATGKFEEKVRLSDDGTRLILLDPAQRDGWEIAARDRVVVILNASYQTFRNIRATGSLNDGFNLHGTGEGLVFENIEGSQNLDEGFSAHDTIACEIVGGVFTQNDNGIGNVGQSRLVARDIRTFDNTGYGLWFLDASATLENASSWGNGVAQFALHGKASAIVRDVSAVPPAAATKPRMSYEESAKRNDSRLQEIAATARCEGAVTETSAPAPARTAAQ; translated from the coding sequence ATGAAACACCTCCTCCCTCGCTTCCTCGCGCTCAGCCTCCTCGCCGCTCCGGCGCTCCATGCGGAACTCGACGCCGTCCTCGAGGCCGCTCAGCCCTCCATCTCGGGTGGCGCATCCTATGTCAACGTCATGTCCACTCAGGGCATGGGCTGGCGGTGGACGAAGGACGCAGGCCGCCGCGATTACGGTCAGATCTTTCCGGTCAAGCAGCCCTTCTCCGCCAGCGAACTCGCCGTCCAGGTGCTCTACTCCGACCCCTTCCGCGCGGCGAAGCGCGCCGCCTTCCAGCTCGACTTCCTGCGCTTCCCCTCCGGCGACCTGAAGCAGACGCCCGACGTCGTGGCCACCTATGACGGCACGCTTCCGCCGAATCCCGGTCTCGGCACCGGCGAGGCTGCGTGGCTGCGCTTCCGGTTTCCTGAGGTGAAATTCGAAGGCGGCTCGTCCTATGGCTTCCTCCTGCGCTTCAAAGGGGAGGGCGCGGCGGAGCAAAATATCATCTTCCGCGTCACCCCGTCCAGCACGCCTGACGGCGGCTACGGCATCATGGAGGCCGACGGCAGCGGGCAGATCGAGAAAGGCCCGTCGATGAACTTCCTCCTCGGCACCTCCGCGCCCGGGTCCGCCAGCGCCGCCCCGCGCACGCCCTCCGTGCTTACGGTCGACCAACGCGCGACCGATGGCTACCGCACCCTCGCCGCCGCGACCGCCGCCGCCCAGCCCGGCGACACCATCCGCATCGCGCCCGGGAGCGGACCCTATCGCGAGCCGCTTTATATCCAGCGCTCGGGCACGGCGGAGCAGCCAATAACCATCGACGGCAACGGCGAGACCATCACCGGTTTTGACCCGCTGGTTTTCACGGAGCGCGATGGCGAGTGGTCCTTCGACGTGGCGGCCTTTCTGGCCGCCCGGCCCAATGTGCAGGGCTTCACCAAGGTCGGTGGCAAATGGACCTCCGTCGTGCCCGGCGGGTTCCCGTCCGTGCTCGTGCATCACGGCCGGCGTGTCTTTCAGGATGCCGCTACCGGGAAGTTCGAGGAAAAGGTCCGCCTCTCCGACGACGGCACGCGACTCATCCTTCTCGACCCCGCGCAGCGCGACGGCTGGGAGATCGCCGCCCGCGACCGCGTCGTCGTCATTCTTAACGCCTCGTATCAGACCTTTCGCAACATCCGCGCCACCGGGAGCCTGAACGATGGCTTCAATCTCCACGGCACCGGCGAGGGGCTCGTCTTTGAAAACATCGAGGGCTCGCAGAATCTCGATGAAGGCTTCTCCGCCCACGACACCATCGCCTGCGAAATCGTCGGCGGAGTTTTCACCCAGAATGACAACGGCATCGGCAATGTCGGCCAGAGCCGCCTCGTCGCCCGCGACATCCGCACCTTTGACAATACCGGCTACGGCCTTTGGTTCCTCGATGCCTCCGCCACGCTGGAAAATGCCAGTTCCTGGGGCAACGGCGTCGCGCAGTTTGCCCTCCACGGCAAAGCCTCCGCCATCGTGCGCGATGTCTCCGCCGTGCCTCCCGCCGCCGCGACGAAGCCCCGCATGAGCTACGAGGAATCGGCAAAGCGCAACGACTCGCGCCTCCAGGAAATCGCCGCCACCGCGCGCTGCGAGGGCGCCGTCACTGAGACCTCTGCGCCAGCCCCCGCCCGTACCGCCGCCCAGTAA
- a CDS encoding right-handed parallel beta-helix repeat-containing protein has translation MIRPALILVALACAFRPESLRAAAPDALDLQAAVAGLQPGAVLELPPGVHRLPATGWRLAGLRGVIIDGHGATLIAGSREATSLQIDGCDGLTIRNLRIDYDPLPFTQGDVASVDAQTGTITVRLHAGYPGSEAAASTGGFFTDARLQLFDRDTPTLKPGAPDYGVASLEPAGERTVRVAFPKWQTGLDLIAVGDRVTLSSRAAEGVSIRNSREVTLEDVTIFAAPNVAIVARSCETGGTFRRVRVIPGPPPEGATQPRLISACADGLNIANTRQGPVIEQCEFAYQADDAINLHGAMIPVLKWIDDRSFLSVLPWRNNRLEVITRTGDTIRFLDPPSYEVVGAANIVKIEKTPEPVEPWLERVGKTWEMLKVNPESVTFYRVTLNQRATGVQAGGFCEIPATSASGFIIRDTYCHDHRGRGFRLMASDGLVLNNRFERIKGCAISLGAEFSYWREAGWSRNLVVSDNQIRDVGQGMNIRMPDSYTIGAISIMARTDAGAAPAFPGNENIVLEGNLIDGCSVAGISISNAHNVRVNRNTIRNVNQDASGEAGRARGLSTTQPISIIRAEATLSDNLVP, from the coding sequence ATGATCCGGCCTGCCCTCATCCTCGTCGCCCTCGCCTGCGCTTTTCGTCCGGAGAGCCTGCGCGCCGCCGCGCCCGATGCTCTGGACCTCCAGGCCGCCGTGGCGGGTCTTCAGCCCGGCGCCGTGCTGGAGCTGCCGCCTGGAGTTCATCGCCTCCCGGCTACCGGATGGCGACTCGCGGGCTTGCGCGGTGTCATCATCGATGGCCATGGCGCGACGCTCATCGCGGGCAGCCGCGAAGCCACCTCGCTCCAGATCGACGGCTGCGACGGACTCACGATTCGTAACCTCCGCATTGATTACGATCCGCTGCCCTTCACCCAGGGCGATGTCGCGTCCGTGGATGCGCAAACCGGCACGATCACCGTGAGGCTCCACGCGGGCTATCCTGGCAGCGAGGCCGCCGCGTCGACGGGCGGATTCTTCACTGATGCGCGCCTCCAGCTCTTTGACCGCGACACGCCCACGCTCAAGCCAGGCGCTCCGGATTATGGCGTGGCCTCGCTGGAACCCGCGGGCGAGCGCACTGTGCGCGTTGCTTTTCCCAAGTGGCAGACCGGCCTCGATCTCATCGCCGTGGGCGACCGCGTCACGCTCTCCTCCCGCGCGGCCGAGGGCGTGTCGATCCGCAACTCCCGCGAGGTCACGCTGGAGGATGTCACCATCTTCGCCGCGCCCAATGTCGCCATCGTCGCCCGTTCCTGCGAAACCGGCGGCACCTTTCGCCGCGTACGCGTCATCCCCGGCCCTCCGCCGGAAGGCGCGACCCAGCCACGTCTCATCTCCGCCTGCGCGGACGGGCTGAACATTGCCAATACCCGCCAGGGTCCGGTCATCGAGCAATGCGAGTTTGCCTACCAGGCCGACGACGCGATCAATCTCCATGGCGCGATGATCCCGGTGCTGAAGTGGATCGACGACCGCAGCTTTCTCAGCGTGCTCCCATGGCGCAACAACCGTCTCGAAGTCATCACCCGTACAGGCGACACGATCCGCTTCCTCGATCCGCCGTCCTACGAGGTCGTGGGAGCAGCCAATATCGTGAAGATCGAGAAAACCCCCGAGCCCGTCGAGCCCTGGCTGGAACGTGTCGGGAAGACGTGGGAGATGCTTAAGGTGAACCCGGAGAGCGTAACCTTTTACCGCGTGACACTCAACCAGCGCGCTACCGGCGTGCAGGCCGGAGGTTTCTGCGAGATCCCGGCCACGTCGGCGTCGGGGTTTATCATTCGCGACACGTACTGCCACGACCATCGCGGCCGCGGCTTTCGTCTCATGGCCAGCGACGGGTTGGTGTTAAACAACCGCTTCGAGCGCATCAAGGGCTGTGCCATCTCGCTCGGTGCGGAGTTCTCCTACTGGCGCGAGGCCGGGTGGAGCCGCAACCTCGTCGTCTCCGACAACCAGATCCGCGATGTCGGCCAGGGCATGAACATCCGCATGCCCGACAGCTACACCATCGGCGCGATCAGCATCATGGCGCGCACCGACGCAGGCGCTGCCCCGGCTTTCCCCGGCAATGAAAACATCGTACTGGAGGGCAACCTCATCGACGGGTGCTCCGTCGCGGGCATTAGCATTAGCAATGCGCACAATGTCCGCGTGAACCGTAATACCATTCGCAACGTCAACCAGGATGCCTCGGGCGAGGCGGGCCGCGCGCGGGGACTCTCCACCACGCAGCCCATCTCGATCATTCGCGCCGAGGCCACGCTTTCCGACAATCTCGTGCCATGA
- a CDS encoding PEP-CTERM sorting domain-containing protein codes for MKNLLPSILAASSLLVMLGVRPAAATVLVSVSGSAPTSSFASNTTSSGAGLQWRNDTTNGLRDVGQSFSVATNLSLNAITFQIASNSAPGTGVLNAAFNLSIFQVSPNNNTGIPSGAAISVQSGILTGLTATSSDWSKYVTFTLGTSVALTSGNTYAVMLDFTTQAANRNIVFQYNSPSSYVPGQMIISTNGTSYSLFDSSNRPDFVFYATAVPEPSTVVLGLLGVAFVVLRRRVRHARCA; via the coding sequence ATGAAAAACCTGCTCCCCTCGATCCTCGCCGCCTCCAGCCTGCTCGTCATGCTTGGCGTCCGCCCGGCCGCCGCCACCGTGCTCGTCTCGGTCAGCGGCTCGGCCCCTACCTCCTCATTCGCCAGTAACACGACTTCCAGTGGCGCGGGCCTTCAGTGGCGCAATGACACGACAAATGGCTTGCGCGATGTGGGCCAGTCGTTCTCTGTCGCGACGAATCTCTCGCTGAACGCAATCACCTTCCAGATTGCATCCAATTCCGCACCGGGCACAGGGGTGCTAAATGCCGCCTTCAACCTGTCGATCTTTCAGGTATCACCCAACAACAACACAGGCATTCCCTCAGGCGCGGCGATCAGCGTCCAGAGCGGCATACTCACGGGCCTCACAGCCACTTCGTCAGACTGGAGCAAATACGTCACTTTCACCTTGGGAACGAGTGTCGCGCTCACCAGTGGCAATACCTACGCTGTGATGCTCGACTTCACGACCCAGGCGGCCAATCGCAACATCGTCTTTCAGTATAACTCCCCGAGCAGCTATGTCCCCGGCCAGATGATTATCTCGACGAACGGCACGAGCTACTCTCTATTTGATTCCTCCAACAGACCGGATTTCGTCTTTTACGCGACCGCCGTGCCGGAGCCCTCCACCGTCGTGCTCGGCCTGCTTGGCGTCGCCTTCGTCGTCCTGCGCCGCCGCGTCCGTCACGCGCGCTGTGCCTGA
- a CDS encoding family 4 glycosyl hydrolase, whose product MKTPKIVIIGAGSLFFGRQAIWAAANLPGFRGCTLSLVDIDPERLEKITKLAHLVAGPTGAQIESTDDYRTALRGADYVVLSFSRDNTYYRRIECEVGAKYGIRSCSGDTIGPAGIFHAVREFPAILEIAHAVEEICPQAWVINYVNPSAAMGIGLMRHSRVKSIALCDTHHMPAKKESYLELIGEDKSKVDRFDMRIAGVNHFTWMLHARLDGRDVLPEIRDAFARAAVGEIDEGYAKGRFNNYITAQLADVFGAVPTCTGHTKEYFPFYQGRSPIQEKIPPLAVFDCDERDRWTARVWQEIEEYNSGKRPIEEFHASLKSDHAADVIHTMVTGDGRTYFLNLPNANAVEDGGRAVENLPDDAFLELECRFTPEGPRPFKAGRFDYGLRAYQYLALDIHELTIEGIMQRDRDLLVRALSIDPLVNSIATARVVIDELFEREKDALLDWPEREAAPEPVLTNAPVTRAQLQLY is encoded by the coding sequence GTGAAAACCCCTAAAATTGTCATCATCGGAGCAGGCAGCCTTTTCTTCGGACGCCAGGCCATCTGGGCCGCCGCCAATCTCCCCGGCTTCCGAGGCTGCACGCTGAGCCTCGTCGACATCGACCCCGAGCGCCTGGAGAAAATCACAAAGCTCGCCCACCTTGTCGCCGGTCCCACCGGCGCGCAGATCGAGAGCACGGATGACTACCGCACCGCGCTGCGCGGGGCCGATTATGTGGTGCTCAGCTTTTCCCGTGACAATACCTACTACCGTCGCATCGAGTGCGAGGTCGGTGCCAAGTACGGCATCCGCTCATGCTCGGGCGACACCATCGGGCCGGCGGGGATCTTTCACGCCGTGCGCGAGTTTCCCGCCATCCTGGAGATCGCCCACGCGGTCGAGGAGATCTGCCCGCAGGCTTGGGTGATCAATTACGTCAACCCTTCCGCCGCCATGGGCATCGGCCTCATGCGCCACTCCCGGGTCAAAAGCATCGCCCTCTGCGACACGCACCACATGCCCGCAAAGAAGGAGAGCTACCTGGAGCTGATCGGCGAGGATAAATCCAAGGTCGACCGCTTCGATATGCGCATCGCGGGGGTGAATCACTTCACCTGGATGCTGCACGCCCGTCTGGATGGCCGCGACGTGCTGCCCGAGATTCGCGACGCCTTTGCCCGCGCCGCCGTCGGTGAGATCGACGAGGGTTATGCCAAGGGCCGGTTCAACAACTACATCACTGCCCAGCTCGCCGATGTCTTCGGCGCGGTGCCGACCTGCACGGGACACACGAAGGAATACTTCCCCTTCTACCAGGGCCGCTCGCCCATCCAGGAAAAAATCCCGCCGCTCGCTGTCTTCGATTGCGACGAGCGCGACCGCTGGACCGCCCGCGTGTGGCAGGAGATCGAGGAGTACAACTCGGGCAAGCGCCCCATCGAGGAGTTCCACGCCAGCCTGAAGAGCGACCACGCCGCCGATGTCATTCACACCATGGTCACGGGCGACGGGCGCACGTATTTCCTCAACCTTCCCAATGCCAACGCCGTGGAGGACGGGGGCCGCGCCGTGGAGAATCTCCCCGACGACGCATTCCTCGAGCTCGAGTGCCGGTTCACTCCCGAGGGGCCGCGTCCCTTCAAGGCGGGCCGCTTCGACTACGGCCTGCGCGCCTACCAGTACCTCGCGCTCGACATCCACGAGCTGACCATCGAGGGCATCATGCAGCGCGATCGCGACCTCCTCGTGCGCGCCCTTTCCATTGACCCGCTGGTCAATTCCATCGCCACCGCCCGCGTCGTCATCGACGAGCTCTTCGAGCGCGAGAAGGACGCCCTCCTCGACTGGCCCGAGCGTGAAGCCGCCCCCGAGCCTGTCCTGACCAACGCCCCCGTCACCCGCGCCCAGCTCCAGCTCTATTAA
- a CDS encoding helix-turn-helix transcriptional regulator, with protein MLRSKKTSVYRFNHELPPALPLAVRSAGIYSLANGSLVEPPMRKWFAEIFWSVEGAGEFVLEKRRIRVERGEVFYLLPGEMHELRPLTPRWKYHWFTLDHPMSPQWLEAFGFVKRPLPAPQFPAATFDALRAALSEGTMKGDRQAAHYAHEILLAAMEGSLAPLARTHSSWVEACRKQLDERFADPLLNVSAIANEIGLHRSTLFRAFLAAHGMTPSHYLQNLRLHHAMELLKQTELPIKEVAVRSGLAGANYLGRLITRLSGMSPRQFRAAYRQGRMMHS; from the coding sequence ATGTTGCGTTCCAAGAAAACCAGCGTCTATCGCTTCAATCACGAGCTGCCCCCCGCCCTGCCGCTGGCGGTGCGGTCGGCGGGAATCTATTCGCTGGCGAACGGTTCGCTGGTCGAGCCGCCGATGAGAAAGTGGTTCGCGGAGATCTTCTGGAGCGTGGAAGGCGCGGGGGAGTTCGTGCTGGAAAAGCGACGCATCCGGGTTGAGCGGGGCGAGGTGTTTTATCTGCTGCCGGGCGAGATGCATGAACTGCGCCCGCTCACGCCGCGCTGGAAATACCATTGGTTCACCCTCGACCATCCGATGAGCCCGCAATGGCTGGAGGCGTTTGGGTTTGTGAAGCGTCCCCTCCCCGCGCCGCAGTTTCCAGCGGCGACCTTTGACGCGCTGCGGGCGGCGCTCAGCGAAGGCACGATGAAGGGCGACCGGCAGGCGGCGCACTACGCGCATGAAATCCTGCTCGCGGCGATGGAGGGCAGCCTCGCCCCGCTGGCTCGGACGCATTCGAGCTGGGTGGAGGCGTGCCGCAAGCAACTCGACGAACGCTTCGCCGATCCGCTGCTAAACGTGAGCGCGATCGCCAATGAAATCGGTCTTCATCGATCAACCCTCTTCCGCGCCTTCCTCGCGGCCCATGGCATGACGCCCTCGCACTATCTGCAAAACCTCCGCCTTCATCATGCGATGGAACTGCTGAAGCAAACCGAGCTGCCTATTAAGGAAGTCGCCGTGCGCTCCGGCCTCGCCGGAGCCAACTACCTCGGCCGCCTCATCACGCGCCTGTCAGGCATGTCGCCACGGCAATTCCGCGCCGCCTACCGCCAGGGCCGCATGATGCACAGCTGA
- a CDS encoding type II secretion system protein gives MSLPRQSTFGFLKANPVRGQIIAPTACRAFTLMEILVTVAIIGILATLLFPTVSRIKDNANLTKCSSNLRQWGIAYQLYMADHDGLLPQQERVLSDPNTHWQNLIAPYVMGGTKTYLSIDLRTKFRCPNDKTTGIVYGCSYYLSPPNYAQAPAKLINLNKKLSDFILMAENYTGEFWNTERRLEGAENPDTSPAEAVLRNVSSCCARRTPGGARRRVAAGQ, from the coding sequence ATGAGCCTCCCCAGACAATCGACCTTTGGCTTCTTGAAGGCAAATCCTGTTCGCGGCCAAATCATCGCACCGACTGCCTGCCGGGCCTTCACACTGATGGAAATTCTCGTGACGGTCGCCATTATCGGCATTCTGGCCACGCTGCTTTTTCCGACTGTCAGCCGGATCAAGGATAATGCGAACCTGACAAAATGCAGCAGCAACCTGCGGCAGTGGGGGATCGCTTATCAGTTGTACATGGCGGACCATGATGGCCTTTTGCCGCAGCAGGAAAGAGTCCTCAGCGACCCTAACACCCATTGGCAGAACCTGATCGCTCCCTACGTGATGGGCGGCACAAAAACCTACTTAAGCATCGATCTGCGTACCAAGTTCCGCTGCCCAAACGACAAGACAACGGGCATCGTCTATGGGTGCAGCTACTACCTCAGCCCGCCAAATTATGCCCAGGCCCCGGCCAAGCTGATCAATCTGAACAAGAAGCTCTCTGATTTCATTCTGATGGCGGAAAATTACACTGGTGAATTCTGGAACACCGAGCGGCGGCTCGAAGGAGCAGAAAATCCGGATACCTCGCCCGCGGAGGCTGTGCTCAGGAATGTATCTTCCTGCTGCGCGAGGCGGACGCCGGGCGGTGCTCGACGGCGTGTTGCTGCCGGACAGTGA
- a CDS encoding LacI family DNA-binding transcriptional regulator, producing MAGSVTVRDLAEYLGISRTTVSLGLRNHPGVSKATQLRIHQAAAELGYQKNALVTALMTQVRTRRIEYHGEAIAFLTALNEEFYWKKQSQGEVFEGAREMAEKLGFRLEPCWLGPMGADSRKASRILRARGVCGLLLSYMPSELLKLDLDWDRYPIVATGYSFRQKTPHRVAANQSSTVGVCFEKLYGMGYRRIGLAMAAQANERVNRYWVSSYFGTQWHWKCPRLEPFDAHGVPDREKFLKWVRREKPDAIMSSFWPDYSAGWLGEIGLSIPQDVGYAGLDVSPQDWGKIAGISQNHRLVGATAVMQLSDMIFRNVVGLPSHPMETTVGVEWKDGLTVRQQHAVEHRPASASRSRKIHS from the coding sequence ATGGCTGGCTCCGTAACTGTTCGTGATTTAGCTGAGTATCTGGGTATTAGCCGCACGACGGTTTCCCTCGGTTTGCGTAATCACCCGGGTGTTAGCAAGGCGACGCAGCTCCGGATTCACCAGGCGGCTGCGGAATTAGGATATCAGAAAAATGCGCTAGTCACTGCCTTGATGACCCAGGTGCGAACTCGTCGGATCGAGTATCACGGCGAGGCCATTGCCTTTTTGACGGCATTGAACGAAGAGTTTTACTGGAAGAAGCAATCGCAGGGAGAAGTCTTCGAGGGTGCGCGCGAGATGGCGGAAAAGCTGGGCTTCCGGCTGGAGCCATGCTGGCTCGGCCCCATGGGGGCGGATTCGCGCAAGGCCTCGCGCATCCTGCGGGCGCGGGGAGTATGTGGGCTGCTCTTGTCCTACATGCCGTCCGAGCTTTTGAAGCTCGATCTGGACTGGGATCGGTATCCCATCGTCGCTACAGGCTATTCGTTCCGGCAAAAGACCCCCCACAGGGTGGCCGCCAATCAGTCCAGCACCGTCGGCGTGTGTTTTGAAAAGCTTTATGGCATGGGCTATCGGCGCATCGGCCTCGCCATGGCCGCGCAGGCAAATGAACGAGTGAACCGCTATTGGGTCTCCAGCTATTTTGGCACCCAATGGCATTGGAAATGCCCCCGTCTGGAGCCCTTCGACGCTCATGGCGTGCCCGACCGGGAGAAGTTTCTCAAGTGGGTCCGGCGCGAAAAACCCGACGCCATCATGAGCTCTTTCTGGCCAGACTACTCCGCCGGGTGGCTGGGCGAGATCGGGCTCTCTATTCCGCAGGACGTGGGCTACGCGGGGCTGGATGTCAGTCCTCAGGACTGGGGAAAGATCGCCGGGATCTCTCAAAACCACCGCCTCGTCGGGGCGACAGCCGTGATGCAACTCAGCGACATGATCTTTCGCAATGTCGTCGGACTTCCTTCCCATCCCATGGAAACCACTGTCGGCGTCGAGTGGAAGGATGGCCTCACTGTCCGGCAGCAACACGCCGTCGAGCACCGCCCGGCGTCCGCCTCGCGCAGCAGGAAGATACATTCCTGA